The following proteins come from a genomic window of Acetivibrio cellulolyticus CD2:
- a CDS encoding 2-isopropylmalate synthase, with product MPKRIKIFDTTLRDGEQTPGVNLNIQEKLEIARQLEKLGVDVIEAGFAIASPGDFEAVKAVSENIKNVTIASLCRAVEKDIDRAWEAVKEAQSPRIHTFIATSDIHLKYKLKMTEEEVLERAVAMVKYSKKYCSDVEFSAEDASRTRLEFLIKIVEEVIKAGATVVNIPDTVGYTTPTEYGNMIKSIMENVSNIDKAEISVHCHNDLGLAVANSLAAVLNGATQVECTINGLGERAGNASVEEIIMGIDTRKDFYKIEHKIDTTQIYRSSKLVSSLTGITVQPNKAIVGANAFAHESGIHQHGVLSEKSTYEIMRPESIGLGQNRMVLGKLSGRHAFEERLKEMGYTTLTPEGIQQAFEKFKSLADKKKVVLDRDIEALVEEKVSEVPEIFELESYQITSGNKSVATSTISLKRNDNIITEAATGDGPVDAAFNAIERAVGISFTLEDYSLKAVTEGKDALGEVTVRISKDGKLFVGRGVSTDIIESGVRAYLNAINRAISEIGELASEG from the coding sequence ATGCCTAAGAGAATTAAGATATTTGATACCACATTGAGGGATGGAGAACAAACTCCAGGGGTCAATTTAAACATTCAAGAAAAGCTTGAAATTGCAAGACAGCTGGAAAAGCTTGGTGTAGATGTTATTGAGGCCGGTTTTGCAATTGCTTCACCAGGCGACTTTGAAGCGGTAAAGGCTGTTTCTGAGAATATAAAAAATGTTACAATTGCAAGCCTTTGCAGGGCTGTTGAGAAGGATATAGACAGGGCATGGGAGGCTGTTAAAGAAGCTCAAAGCCCTAGGATTCATACCTTTATTGCTACATCAGATATTCATTTAAAATATAAATTGAAGATGACAGAAGAAGAAGTATTGGAAAGAGCAGTTGCTATGGTCAAATATTCTAAGAAGTACTGCTCTGACGTAGAGTTTTCGGCAGAAGATGCCAGTAGAACAAGATTGGAATTTTTGATAAAAATAGTTGAAGAAGTAATAAAAGCAGGTGCAACGGTAGTTAATATACCTGATACTGTAGGATATACTACACCAACCGAGTATGGAAATATGATCAAGTCAATTATGGAAAATGTAAGCAATATTGATAAAGCTGAAATAAGTGTACATTGCCACAACGATTTGGGTTTGGCGGTTGCAAATTCGCTTGCAGCAGTTTTAAATGGTGCTACGCAGGTTGAGTGTACCATAAACGGTTTGGGTGAGCGAGCTGGAAATGCTTCGGTAGAAGAAATAATAATGGGTATTGACACCAGAAAAGATTTCTATAAAATTGAACATAAGATTGATACAACACAAATATATAGATCAAGTAAATTGGTGAGCAGTCTTACAGGTATAACTGTTCAGCCCAATAAAGCAATTGTAGGTGCAAATGCTTTTGCACATGAATCGGGAATTCACCAGCATGGGGTATTGTCGGAAAAGAGTACTTATGAGATAATGAGGCCAGAATCTATAGGTTTAGGGCAAAACAGGATGGTGTTAGGTAAACTTTCTGGTCGACATGCCTTTGAAGAAAGATTAAAGGAAATGGGTTATACAACGCTTACTCCAGAGGGAATACAGCAAGCCTTTGAAAAGTTTAAGAGTCTGGCAGATAAGAAAAAAGTAGTTCTTGATAGGGATATTGAGGCACTTGTTGAAGAGAAGGTTTCTGAGGTTCCTGAGATATTTGAACTGGAAAGTTACCAGATAACCAGTGGAAACAAAAGCGTTGCAACCTCAACAATAAGCCTTAAGAGGAATGATAACATAATAACTGAAGCAGCTACCGGTGATGGGCCTGTTGACGCAGCATTTAATGCAATAGAAAGAGCTGTTGGGATAAGCTTCACCCTTGAAGATTATAGTTTGAAGGCTGTAACTGAAGGAAAAGATGCACTTGGTGAGGTTACTGTCAGAATATCAAAAGATGGCAAGCTCTTTGTAGGAAGAGGAGTAAGTACGGATATTATTGAGTCAGGAGTAAGGGCATACTTGAATGCCATAAATAGAGCAATAAGTGAAATAGGTGAATTAGCCAGTGAAGGCTAG
- the ilvC gene encoding ketol-acid reductoisomerase: MAKMYYDSDCDLGLLRGKTVAIIGYGSQGHAHAQNLNDSGVNVVIGLQPTSEKRQQVVADGLKVVDTEEAAKMGDLIMILAPDQVQKDIYDQSIKANLKEGNVLMFAHGFNIHFNQIVAPKGVDVVMVAPKGPGHTVRSQYKEGRGVPSLIAIHQNETGKAKEYALAYAAGIGAGRAGILETTFKEETETDLFGEQAVLCGGVTELMKAGFETLVNAGYQPEIAYFECVHEMKLIVDLINQGGFSYMRYSISDTAEYGDYVTGRRVITDETRKEMKKVLQEIQDGKFASNWITENKSGGRSNFLAMRSNEAAHQVEKVGAELRKMMSWLKK; encoded by the coding sequence ATGGCTAAAATGTATTATGACAGTGATTGTGATTTAGGATTATTGAGGGGGAAGACAGTAGCAATTATTGGTTATGGAAGCCAGGGTCATGCCCATGCACAAAATTTGAATGATAGTGGAGTAAATGTAGTAATAGGTCTTCAGCCTACTTCCGAAAAAAGACAGCAGGTAGTTGCTGATGGTTTGAAAGTTGTTGATACTGAAGAGGCTGCAAAAATGGGAGACTTGATAATGATATTGGCTCCTGATCAGGTTCAGAAGGACATATATGATCAAAGCATAAAAGCAAACTTAAAAGAAGGAAATGTATTAATGTTTGCTCACGGTTTTAACATTCATTTCAATCAGATAGTTGCACCTAAGGGTGTTGACGTTGTAATGGTTGCACCAAAAGGACCAGGTCACACAGTTAGAAGCCAGTATAAAGAAGGCAGAGGAGTACCTTCACTTATTGCAATTCATCAGAATGAAACAGGAAAAGCAAAAGAATACGCTCTTGCATATGCAGCTGGAATAGGTGCTGGAAGAGCTGGAATTCTTGAAACTACATTCAAAGAGGAAACTGAAACAGACCTTTTCGGTGAACAGGCAGTTCTCTGTGGAGGAGTTACAGAACTCATGAAGGCTGGATTTGAGACACTTGTAAATGCAGGATATCAGCCTGAAATTGCATACTTTGAGTGTGTACATGAAATGAAGCTTATAGTTGACCTTATAAATCAGGGTGGATTCTCATATATGAGATACTCAATAAGTGATACCGCTGAATACGGTGACTATGTTACAGGCAGAAGAGTTATAACTGATGAAACAAGAAAAGAAATGAAAAAGGTATTACAGGAAATCCAAGATGGTAAATTTGCATCAAACTGGATTACAGAAAACAAATCCGGTGGAAGATCTAACTTCCTCGCAATGAGAAGTAATGAAGCTGCACATCAGGTAGAAAAAGTTGGAGCAGAACTTAGAAAAATGATGAGCTGGCTTAAGAAATAA